The Streptomyces sp. TLI_105 DNA segment GCATGGTGGGGCGGGACCTCGACAGCCGTTTCCCGGACCGCACGCCGTACGAGGGCCCGGTCGACGCCGATCCCGTCCTGGAGATCCGGGACTGGACCGTGCGTCACCCGCTCGACCGCGGCCGCAAGGTCGTCGACGGGGTCTCGCTCCAGGTCCGCCGCGGGGAGATCGTGGGCGTCGCAGGGCTCATGGGGGCCGGCCGGACCGAACTCGCCATGAGCGTCTTCGGCCGTTCCTACGGCCGCTACGAGCAGGGCGTCGTGTTCAAGGACGGCCGCGAGGTGCGGACGCGCACGGTCCCCGAGGCGGTCGCCCACGGCATCGCGTACGTCACCGAGGACCGCAAGCACTACGGGCTCAACCTCGGGGAGTCCGTGAGCCGGAACATCTCGCTCGCGTCCCTCGGCACCCTCGCCCGCCGCGGCGTCGTCGACGGGCACGAGGAGCGCAAGGTGGCCGAACGGTACCGGCGGACCATGAACATCAAGGCTCCGAACGTCCTCGAGCCGGTCGGCCGCCTTTCCGGCGGCAACCAGCAGAAGGTCGTCCTCAGCAAGTGGATCCTCGCCGGACCGGACGTCCTCATCCTCGACGAGCCCACGCGTGGAGTCGACGTGGGAGCCAAGTTCGAGATCTACACCGTGATCGACCGGCTCGCCGCCGAGGGCAAGGCGATCCTCCTCATCTCCTCCGAGCTGCCCGAACTGCTCGGCATGTGCGACCGCATCTACACCATGGCCGCAGGACGGCTGACCGGCGAAGTCGCCCGCGAGGACGCCACCCAGGAAGTGCTGATGCGGCACATGACGCAGGACTCCCCCGCACCACCGGCGGTCACCGCAGGCGCCGCCTCCAGCGAAGGACACCAGGCATGAGCACCGACGCCACCATGAAAACGACCACCCCGACGCCCCCGGGCCGAGGGGCCCCGCCCACCGGGGCACCGGTGGCCCGGGTGCTCCTGGACGGCGTCCGGCGGAACATGCGCCAGTACGGGATGCTCTTCGCACTCGGCCTGATCGTGCTCCTGTTCCAGGTCTGGACGGGCGGCGACCTCCTGCTGCCGCGCAACGTCTCCAATCTGGTGCTGCAGAACAGCTACATCCTCATCCTGGCGATCGGCATGATGATCGTCATCATCTCCGGGCACATCGACCTGTCGGTGGGCTCCCTGATGGCCCTGGTCGGTGGGATCGGGGCGGTGCTCATGGTCGAGCACCACGTCTCCTGGCCCGT contains these protein-coding regions:
- the mmsA gene encoding multiple monosaccharide ABC transporter ATP-binding protein, which encodes MTPAAPHSPGTPASSPDGPVLEMRSIVKTFPGVRALSDVTLSVKRGEVHALCGENGAGKSTLMKVLSGVHPHGTYEGEILFDGEPCRFKDIRASEQHGIVIIHQELALVPYLSIAENVFLGNEPSRHGIIDWHEALRRASELLRRVGLDEHPETRVADIGVGKQQLVEIAKALAKNVRLLILDEPTAALNDEDSAKLLRLMRELKSQGITSIIISHKLNEIAQIADSVTILRDGRSIETLDVRDPATTEERIIRGMVGRDLDSRFPDRTPYEGPVDADPVLEIRDWTVRHPLDRGRKVVDGVSLQVRRGEIVGVAGLMGAGRTELAMSVFGRSYGRYEQGVVFKDGREVRTRTVPEAVAHGIAYVTEDRKHYGLNLGESVSRNISLASLGTLARRGVVDGHEERKVAERYRRTMNIKAPNVLEPVGRLSGGNQQKVVLSKWILAGPDVLILDEPTRGVDVGAKFEIYTVIDRLAAEGKAILLISSELPELLGMCDRIYTMAAGRLTGEVAREDATQEVLMRHMTQDSPAPPAVTAGAASSEGHQA